The following coding sequences are from one Sphingobium sp. Cam5-1 window:
- a CDS encoding LolA family protein yields MKRLFAPLALALAAAPLFVPAAPVAAQQSPDGMDRVNAYIRGVTTMTADFVQTDRTGQTLTGKLTIKQPGKVRFQYQKGVPLLIVGDGKALTMIDYEVRQVQRWPIGSSPLGALLDPKKDLSRFGKLIQTGDPKVISVQARDPRRPEFGTITMIFERDPAGPAGLQLYGWVALDSQNNRTSVRLSNQRYGVPVANSAFRWTDPRPKGRVAGG; encoded by the coding sequence ATGAAGCGCTTGTTTGCGCCACTCGCCCTGGCCCTGGCCGCCGCACCGTTGTTCGTTCCAGCCGCGCCCGTTGCAGCGCAGCAGTCGCCGGACGGCATGGATCGGGTAAATGCCTATATTCGCGGCGTCACCACGATGACCGCCGATTTCGTGCAGACCGACCGCACTGGTCAAACCCTGACGGGTAAGCTTACGATCAAGCAGCCCGGCAAGGTGCGGTTCCAGTATCAAAAAGGTGTGCCGCTGCTGATCGTCGGCGACGGCAAGGCCTTGACGATGATCGACTATGAAGTCCGTCAGGTGCAGCGCTGGCCGATTGGCAGCTCGCCTTTGGGCGCCTTGCTCGATCCGAAAAAGGACTTGTCCCGCTTTGGCAAGTTGATCCAGACCGGGGATCCGAAGGTGATCAGCGTCCAGGCACGCGATCCCAGGCGGCCGGAATTCGGCACCATCACGATGATCTTTGAACGCGATCCGGCCGGGCCTGCGGGTCTTCAGCTTTACGGATGGGTAGCGCTCGATTCCCAGAATAACCGTACTAGCGTGCGCTTGTCGAACCAGCGTTATGGCGTCCCGGTTGCGAATTCTGCCTTTCGTTGGACAGACCCGCGCCCGAAGGGGCGCGTGGCGGGGGGGTGA
- the ribA gene encoding GTP cyclohydrolase II: protein MNGRAAARAIDALRRGWAVTVRATDGAIRVMAVEGADALTLKTFDPAGKADILIAAARGETLKLANQLAAADPDMPVLIARAPWIDGDVATAIADPVLDLASPLKGPFAAKPLTAPLAAKATLKLARLAGILPAFFLGSEGESEAEVSADDIDAYDDAAHLAIATRARLPVSACETAEIIAFRSPDEPREHVALIVGTRDSSPPVIRLHSECLTGDVLGSLKCDCGPQLHEALHRIADSRWGVLLYLRQEGRGIGLINKLRAYALQDQGFDTVDANVRLGFAIDARDFSVAARMLKLLGIEEVRLLTNNPKKVEGLEGAGIKVAERLPIILPANPHNEQYLATKRDRTGHQL, encoded by the coding sequence ATGAACGGGCGCGCTGCCGCCCGCGCGATTGACGCTCTGCGCCGTGGTTGGGCAGTCACCGTTCGTGCGACTGACGGCGCTATACGCGTCATGGCGGTCGAAGGCGCCGATGCCCTGACGCTGAAGACTTTCGATCCTGCGGGCAAAGCGGACATATTGATAGCAGCTGCCCGGGGCGAGACATTGAAGCTCGCAAACCAGCTTGCTGCTGCCGATCCCGACATGCCCGTGCTGATCGCCCGCGCGCCGTGGATCGATGGCGATGTTGCTACCGCGATCGCTGACCCGGTACTCGACCTCGCATCCCCGTTGAAGGGACCGTTTGCAGCCAAGCCCCTTACCGCGCCGCTGGCGGCTAAGGCGACGCTTAAGCTCGCCCGGCTGGCGGGTATCCTGCCTGCTTTCTTTTTGGGATCGGAGGGAGAGAGCGAGGCCGAAGTCAGTGCCGATGACATCGACGCTTATGATGACGCTGCTCATCTTGCCATAGCGACGCGCGCGCGGCTGCCGGTGTCAGCCTGCGAGACCGCCGAGATCATTGCCTTTCGCAGTCCGGATGAGCCACGAGAGCATGTCGCCCTGATCGTTGGGACGCGGGATTCCTCGCCGCCGGTCATCAGGCTGCACAGCGAATGCCTGACCGGGGACGTGCTGGGCAGCCTCAAATGCGATTGCGGGCCTCAATTGCATGAGGCGCTGCACCGGATCGCGGACTCACGTTGGGGCGTGTTGCTTTATCTGCGGCAGGAAGGGCGCGGGATCGGCCTCATCAACAAATTGCGCGCTTATGCCTTGCAGGATCAGGGGTTCGATACCGTCGATGCCAATGTCCGCCTTGGCTTTGCCATCGATGCGCGTGATTTCTCGGTCGCGGCGCGCATGCTCAAGCTGCTGGGCATCGAAGAGGTGCGACTGCTCACCAACAATCCCAAGAAGGTGGAGGGGCTGGAAGGCGCGGGTATCAAGGTGGCAGAACGCCTGCCCATCATCCTGCCTGCCAATCCGCACAATGAACAATATCTGGCGACCAAACGCGATCGTACCGGGCATCAACTGTGA
- a CDS encoding FtsK/SpoIIIE family DNA translocase: protein MAVSRGGKRTPEWREMLKRSLIRSGALISAIALMLATLFLALALLSFRLSDPSMMTVADNQVQNIMGWPGAWVSAFLFTLLGVPVALVLPLLAITARRLWGDQDMTGWKGQFGKCFLGIILIGIALAMFQPDSLIDLPSGWGGLIGLATANGVRSLTSAAPAAQGWITGILVVLMLLAGFFTWYRSLALEKPILALRRPTLPRLSLPKPALAFAGGGSVTADAQDDDDETGERVIAPRRAVSNEPKPPITIQTPKPAPAQRQMAPVSQDDLFGNSSLPSPDLLNPIPASQSQKIDKAALERNARLLESVLDDFHVKGNIVEVRPGPVVTMYELEPAPGIKASRVIALADDIARNMSALSARVATIPGRTVIGIELPNANREGVSFRELITSEQFVQDATLPIILGKNISGEPIIADLAPMPHLLIAGTTGSGKSVGLNAMILSLLYRMTPDQLRLIMIDPKMLELSTYDDIPHLLSPVVTEPAKAIRALKWAVEQMEDRYRMMASISVRNLANYNEKVRAAKAKGKPLGRRVQTGYDPETGKPIYEEEQLDFQPLPQIVVVVDELADLMMTAGKEVEFLIQRLAQKARAAGIHLILATQRPSVDVITGVIKANLPTRISFFVTSKIDSRTILGEQGAEQLLGKGDMLYMHGGKGLMRVHGPFVSDDEVRVVADHWRAQGQPDYISAVTEEPEEGSFALDGVDLGDDSPDAQLFRKACQLVFENQKASTSWLQRQLRVGYNSAARLIERMEEEGLVGPPNHVGRREVLRDENGNPL from the coding sequence ATGGCTGTCAGCCGCGGAGGAAAGCGCACGCCGGAATGGCGCGAAATGCTGAAACGCAGCCTCATCCGCAGCGGCGCGCTGATCAGCGCGATCGCGCTGATGCTGGCGACCCTGTTCCTCGCGCTCGCGCTGCTCAGCTTCCGCCTGAGCGACCCGTCGATGATGACCGTCGCCGACAATCAGGTCCAAAATATCATGGGCTGGCCCGGCGCCTGGGTCTCCGCCTTCCTCTTCACCCTGCTTGGCGTACCTGTTGCGCTCGTTCTTCCCTTGCTGGCCATCACCGCCCGTCGCCTTTGGGGTGATCAGGACATGACCGGGTGGAAAGGGCAGTTCGGCAAATGCTTCCTCGGCATTATCCTCATCGGCATCGCGCTGGCGATGTTCCAGCCTGACTCGCTTATCGATCTCCCGTCGGGCTGGGGCGGTCTCATCGGCTTGGCCACCGCCAACGGCGTACGCAGCCTCACCTCCGCCGCGCCCGCCGCGCAAGGATGGATCACAGGCATTCTCGTGGTGCTGATGCTACTCGCCGGCTTCTTCACCTGGTATCGCAGCCTTGCGCTGGAAAAGCCGATCCTCGCCTTGCGCCGTCCAACTCTGCCGCGTCTCAGTCTGCCCAAACCGGCCCTCGCTTTCGCGGGCGGCGGGAGCGTTACTGCCGACGCGCAAGATGACGATGACGAAACCGGAGAACGCGTCATCGCTCCCCGCCGCGCCGTGTCGAACGAGCCCAAGCCGCCCATCACCATCCAGACTCCCAAACCCGCGCCCGCCCAAAGGCAAATGGCGCCCGTTTCTCAGGATGACCTGTTCGGCAATAGCTCGCTGCCCTCGCCCGACCTGCTTAATCCGATACCCGCAAGCCAGTCGCAGAAGATCGACAAGGCCGCGTTGGAACGCAATGCCCGCCTGCTCGAATCCGTGCTCGACGACTTCCATGTGAAGGGAAACATCGTCGAAGTGCGCCCCGGCCCGGTCGTCACCATGTACGAACTGGAGCCGGCACCCGGCATCAAGGCGAGCCGCGTCATTGCGCTCGCCGACGACATCGCCCGCAACATGTCGGCCCTTTCCGCCCGCGTCGCGACCATTCCCGGCCGCACCGTCATCGGCATCGAACTGCCCAACGCCAATCGCGAGGGCGTGTCGTTCCGCGAGCTTATCACCTCCGAACAGTTCGTGCAGGACGCCACGCTGCCAATCATCCTGGGCAAGAATATCTCGGGCGAACCGATTATCGCCGACCTTGCGCCCATGCCGCACCTGCTGATCGCGGGCACCACCGGCTCGGGTAAGTCGGTTGGCCTTAACGCCATGATCCTGTCGCTGCTCTACCGCATGACGCCGGACCAGCTGCGCCTCATCATGATCGACCCCAAGATGCTGGAATTGTCGACCTATGACGACATCCCGCATCTGTTGTCGCCTGTCGTGACCGAGCCCGCCAAGGCGATCCGCGCCCTCAAATGGGCGGTGGAGCAGATGGAGGACCGCTATCGCATGATGGCCTCCATCTCCGTCCGCAACCTCGCCAATTATAATGAAAAGGTGCGGGCAGCGAAAGCCAAGGGCAAGCCACTCGGCCGCCGCGTTCAGACGGGCTACGATCCCGAAACCGGCAAGCCGATCTACGAGGAAGAACAGCTCGATTTCCAGCCGCTGCCGCAGATCGTGGTGGTGGTGGACGAACTCGCCGACCTGATGATGACGGCAGGCAAGGAAGTCGAGTTCCTGATCCAGCGCCTGGCGCAAAAGGCGCGTGCTGCGGGCATCCATCTGATCCTGGCGACGCAGCGCCCATCCGTTGATGTCATCACCGGCGTCATCAAGGCGAACCTTCCGACCCGGATCAGCTTCTTCGTGACCTCAAAGATCGACAGCCGCACGATCCTGGGTGAGCAAGGCGCCGAACAGCTGCTGGGCAAGGGCGACATGCTCTATATGCACGGCGGCAAGGGTCTGATGCGCGTACATGGCCCCTTCGTGTCCGACGACGAGGTGCGCGTGGTCGCCGACCACTGGCGGGCACAAGGGCAGCCGGATTATATCTCGGCCGTGACCGAAGAACCGGAAGAAGGCAGCTTCGCCCTCGACGGCGTGGATCTGGGCGATGATAGCCCCGATGCGCAGCTGTTCCGCAAAGCATGCCAGCTGGTGTTTGAAAATCAGAAGGCTTCGACCAGCTGGCTGCAGCGTCAGCTCCGGGTCGGCTATAATTCGGCTGCGCGCCTCATTGAGCGGATGGAAGAAGAGGGGCTGGTCGGCCCTCCGAACCATGTCGGCCGACGTGAGGTATTGCGCGATGAAAATGGCAATCCGCTATGA
- the xth gene encoding exodeoxyribonuclease III — MPKTLSIASWNINSVRARIDIVERFLTEEAPDILCLQETKVVNEIFPTDMFRRLGYVHQVLNGQRMHHGVAIMSKVPIHEDDRLDWQANGEARHVGVRLDNGVRIENVYVPAGGDIPDRTVNPKFGQKLDFIERMIEWSSQLEDKPTILTGDFNIAPMECDVWSHKQLLNVVSHTAIECELLGRLQESNNWIDIGRQFFPAPERLYTWWSYRARDWAESDRGRRLDHMWMTQDVAAKAVGHRVVEPARSWTKPSDHVPIITEFAF, encoded by the coding sequence ATGCCGAAAACACTGAGCATCGCATCCTGGAACATCAACAGCGTCCGCGCCCGGATCGACATAGTCGAACGTTTCCTGACCGAAGAAGCACCTGACATCCTTTGCCTTCAGGAGACGAAGGTGGTGAATGAGATATTTCCCACCGACATGTTCAGGCGTCTGGGCTATGTTCATCAGGTGCTGAACGGCCAGCGCATGCATCATGGCGTGGCGATCATGAGTAAGGTGCCCATTCATGAGGATGACCGGCTCGATTGGCAGGCCAATGGCGAAGCCCGCCATGTCGGCGTCCGCCTGGACAATGGCGTGCGGATAGAAAATGTCTATGTCCCTGCCGGAGGCGATATTCCCGACCGGACAGTCAACCCCAAATTCGGTCAGAAGCTCGATTTCATTGAGCGCATGATCGAATGGTCCTCCCAGCTTGAGGACAAGCCGACGATCCTCACTGGCGATTTCAACATCGCGCCCATGGAATGCGATGTGTGGAGCCATAAGCAACTGCTCAATGTCGTCAGCCATACGGCGATTGAATGCGAACTGCTGGGCCGGTTGCAGGAGTCGAACAATTGGATCGATATCGGCCGCCAATTTTTTCCGGCTCCCGAGCGGCTTTATACCTGGTGGAGCTATCGCGCGCGGGATTGGGCGGAATCGGATCGTGGGCGGCGGCTGGATCATATGTGGATGACGCAGGATGTTGCGGCAAAGGCGGTCGGGCACCGTGTTGTCGAACCGGCGCGCAGTTGGACCAAACCATCGGATCATGTCCCGATCATTACGGAGTTCGCCTTCTGA
- a CDS encoding L,D-transpeptidase family protein produces MTTIHVNSAAGRLRFGTLDIPCTLGRGGVCAATDKREGDGCTPLGVWPLRGVLLRPGRAEPAAIRLPWRWVREGDGWSDDPADPAYNRPVHLPRAFSAESLLCGDDAYDVIVVLGHNDAPPVPGQGSAIFLHLSEGRPTAGCIAIDRDDMLKLLPLLAPGDVMEII; encoded by the coding sequence GTGACCACGATCCATGTGAACAGCGCCGCCGGGCGGTTGCGGTTCGGCACACTGGACATCCCATGCACGCTCGGCCGGGGCGGCGTTTGCGCGGCGACCGATAAGCGGGAGGGGGACGGCTGCACGCCGCTAGGGGTCTGGCCGTTGCGGGGCGTTCTGCTGCGGCCGGGAAGGGCGGAGCCTGCCGCAATCCGGCTTCCATGGCGCTGGGTGAGGGAAGGTGATGGCTGGTCTGACGACCCTGCTGATCCCGCCTACAATCGGCCAGTGCATCTGCCACGAGCATTTTCGGCGGAATCGCTCCTCTGCGGCGATGATGCCTATGATGTGATCGTCGTGCTGGGGCATAATGACGCGCCGCCGGTGCCGGGGCAGGGCAGCGCGATCTTTCTCCACCTGTCCGAAGGGCGTCCTACGGCGGGCTGCATCGCCATTGATCGCGACGATATGCTGAAACTGCTGCCGTTGCTGGCTCCGGGCGACGTTATGGAGATCATCTAA
- a CDS encoding DMT family transporter, with amino-acid sequence MTQPRSLAIPFAVCCAAVLLFAIMDATMKGLSLSIGLFNALFWRALAGTLLGLVIMLPGGHRWPTRPVLRLHILRGIIVSIMASLFFFALMRMPLAEAIALSFIAPLIALYLAALLLGERIGKRAISASLLGLVGVAVILSGRMQDSYDWDALLGAAAVLVSAVLFAWNLIIQRQQAQLASPVEVAFFQHCVMLILFGLCAAAAWAAPTLFPLHLDLPRPDSALLIVACAAFAFTSLAAFAWAYARAEAQHLIPVEFTAFIWAAIIGWLAFGERLTLSTLAGAALIVAGCLIALRASPSAQMHEGVT; translated from the coding sequence ATGACCCAACCCCGCTCCCTCGCCATTCCCTTTGCAGTCTGCTGCGCCGCCGTGCTGCTCTTTGCCATCATGGACGCGACGATGAAGGGATTGAGCCTCTCCATCGGCCTGTTCAACGCGCTCTTCTGGCGCGCGCTGGCCGGGACGCTGCTCGGCCTCGTGATCATGCTGCCCGGCGGCCACCGTTGGCCGACCAGACCGGTCCTGCGCCTGCATATCCTGCGCGGTATTATCGTCTCGATCATGGCGAGCCTCTTTTTCTTCGCGCTGATGCGCATGCCGCTCGCTGAAGCCATCGCGCTGTCCTTCATCGCGCCGCTCATCGCCCTTTATCTTGCCGCGCTGCTGCTGGGCGAACGGATCGGCAAGCGCGCCATCAGCGCCTCTCTTCTCGGACTCGTCGGCGTCGCGGTGATCCTGTCGGGCCGTATGCAGGACAGCTATGACTGGGACGCCCTGCTCGGCGCCGCCGCTGTGCTGGTTTCAGCGGTCCTCTTCGCCTGGAATCTGATCATTCAGCGCCAGCAGGCCCAGCTTGCCTCCCCGGTCGAAGTTGCCTTCTTCCAGCATTGCGTCATGCTCATCCTCTTTGGCCTGTGCGCGGCAGCCGCGTGGGCAGCGCCGACCCTCTTTCCGCTGCACCTCGACCTCCCCCGCCCTGATTCCGCGCTCCTCATCGTCGCCTGCGCGGCCTTCGCCTTCACCTCGCTCGCCGCCTTCGCCTGGGCCTATGCGCGGGCGGAGGCTCAGCACCTCATCCCGGTCGAATTTACCGCCTTCATCTGGGCGGCGATCATCGGCTGGCTCGCCTTCGGCGAACGGCTGACCCTCTCGACCCTCGCGGGCGCGGCGCTGATCGTCGCCGGATGCCTCATCGCCCTGCGCGCATCTCCGTCAGCGCAAATGCATGAAGGAGTCACATGA
- the ispG gene encoding flavodoxin-dependent (E)-4-hydroxy-3-methylbut-2-enyl-diphosphate synthase — protein sequence MSDHNPGLRPWRDIARRPCRQIMVGNVPVGGGAPVSVQTMTNTLTHDVKATIDQIRRCEDAGVDIIRVSCPDEESTAALKQIVRAARVPIVADIHFHYKRALEAADAGAACLRINPGNIGSEARVKEVVDAAKSNGCAIRIGVNAGSLEKDLLEKYGEPCPGALVESALDHIKLLQDQDFHEYKVAVKASDVFLAVSAYMQLADAVDCPLHLGITEAGGLIGGTVKSAIGIGNLLWAGVGDTIRVSLSAEPEEEVRVGYEILKSLGIRTRGVKVISCPSCARQGFDVIRTVQALEERLQHIHTPLSLSVLGCVVNGPGEARETDIGLTGGGAGKHMVYLSGLTDHTIQDEGMIDHIVNLVEAKAAEIEAAKLEAETTDAGRAEAAE from the coding sequence ATGTCCGACCATAATCCCGGCCTGCGTCCCTGGCGCGACATAGCTCGCCGGCCATGCCGCCAGATCATGGTCGGCAATGTGCCGGTCGGCGGCGGCGCGCCCGTCAGCGTGCAGACGATGACCAACACGCTGACGCATGACGTCAAGGCGACGATCGACCAGATCCGCCGCTGCGAGGATGCGGGCGTCGACATCATCCGCGTGTCTTGCCCGGACGAGGAATCGACGGCGGCCCTGAAGCAGATCGTTCGCGCCGCCCGCGTACCGATCGTCGCCGACATCCATTTCCACTATAAGCGCGCGCTCGAAGCCGCTGACGCGGGCGCGGCTTGCCTCCGCATCAATCCCGGCAACATCGGGTCGGAAGCGCGCGTCAAGGAAGTGGTCGACGCGGCCAAATCCAATGGCTGCGCCATCCGCATAGGCGTCAACGCGGGCAGCCTCGAAAAGGACCTGCTCGAAAAATATGGCGAACCCTGCCCGGGGGCACTGGTCGAAAGTGCGCTCGACCATATCAAGCTGCTCCAGGATCAGGACTTTCACGAATATAAGGTCGCGGTAAAGGCGTCCGACGTATTCCTCGCCGTCTCCGCCTATATGCAGCTCGCCGACGCCGTCGATTGCCCCCTGCATCTGGGCATCACCGAGGCGGGGGGCCTGATCGGCGGCACGGTCAAAAGCGCGATCGGCATCGGCAATCTCCTCTGGGCCGGGGTCGGCGATACGATCCGCGTCTCCCTCTCCGCCGAACCGGAAGAGGAAGTGCGCGTCGGCTATGAAATCCTGAAATCCCTCGGCATCCGCACCCGCGGGGTCAAGGTCATCTCCTGCCCCAGCTGCGCGCGTCAGGGTTTCGACGTCATCCGCACCGTGCAGGCGCTGGAGGAAAGGCTCCAGCATATCCACACGCCCCTGTCGCTCTCGGTACTCGGCTGTGTCGTCAACGGCCCCGGCGAAGCGCGCGAAACCGACATCGGCCTCACCGGCGGCGGCGCGGGCAAGCATATGGTCTATCTCTCCGGCCTCACCGACCACACCATCCAGGACGAAGGCATGATCGACCATATCGTCAATCTGGTCGAAGCCAAGGCGGCGGAGATTGAAGCGGCCAAGCTCGAAGCGGAAACGACCGACGCAGGCCGGGCCGAGGCGGCGGAGTAG
- a CDS encoding [protein-PII] uridylyltransferase has product MVMQFPSLGSRRSIIDRRAISDSINALAQEHRGDPAKLRGLVVRELKTALDAGRVDVAKRLEAKPTRGREAVTAFAFLIDQILRLLYDATTHHLYPASNRSTGERITLMAVGGYGRGEMAPHSDVDIAFITPWKPTGWTEQVIESMLYSLWDLGLKVGHSSRSIDETMRMAKADLTVRTALLEARYVWGDRALYEDTAKRFDAEVMQGTARAFVTEKLEERDERHKRMGDSRYVVEPNVKEGKGGLRDLHTLFWIGKYVNRVKSVAELVDVGLLTDLELRQFQKAEDFLWAVRCHLHMITGRAEDRLTFDLQLETATRMHFTARQGRSGVERFMRYYFLNAKIVGDLTAVFLAHLDDQMAAKGRRYIPSIFRRPKKLDGFVLDRGRLALPSDDFFQQDPVRLLEIFAVADRHELGIHPSAMRTASRDAGLITAKIRRDARANAAFMDVLTSPRDPETVLRWMNESTVFGRFIPDFRRVVAQMQFDMYHHYTVDEHTIRAVGLLARVEKGDLVEDHPLSTEIMGKLVSRRVLYVAVLLHDIAKGRGGDHSVLGAEVADHLCPRLGLTPAETETVAWLVRHHLLMSATAFKRDLADYKTILDFVEVVQSPERLRLLLCLTVVDIRAVGPGVWNSWKRQLLGDLYEAAEEVLRLGHKQKGRGERVTAKQESLRKALGMSKADFQKLSKRLPESYWIAEPEDILIHNAQHILASGDSPLSIAAQYYPQRGATLVTVYAADHPGLFYRIAGAIHLAGGNIIDARIHTTRDGVAIDNFLVQDPLGGAFHSPEQLTRIRNAIEDSLANRHRMITKLEARPLPRTRAEAFRIEPNVLIDNKASNRFTVIEVNARDRPALLFSLANALFQSKVTVHSAHVATYGERAVDTFYVTDLLGGKIESKARLQTLERRLRESAGGEIGEALEQA; this is encoded by the coding sequence ATGGTCATGCAGTTCCCCTCCCTTGGCTCTCGCCGTTCCATCATCGACCGGCGCGCGATTTCCGACAGCATCAACGCGCTGGCGCAAGAGCATAGGGGCGACCCAGCGAAACTGCGGGGGTTGGTAGTTCGCGAACTGAAGACCGCGCTGGACGCCGGACGCGTCGATGTCGCGAAGCGGTTGGAGGCAAAACCCACGCGGGGACGCGAGGCCGTGACCGCCTTTGCGTTCCTGATCGACCAGATTCTGCGCCTGCTCTACGATGCAACCACGCATCATCTTTATCCTGCCAGCAATCGCAGCACGGGCGAGCGCATCACCCTGATGGCCGTCGGCGGCTATGGCCGTGGCGAGATGGCGCCGCATAGCGACGTCGATATCGCCTTCATCACGCCATGGAAGCCCACCGGGTGGACCGAGCAGGTCATCGAATCCATGCTCTATTCTCTCTGGGACTTGGGCCTAAAGGTCGGGCATTCGAGCCGGTCGATCGATGAAACCATGCGCATGGCCAAGGCGGATCTGACCGTGCGCACGGCACTGCTCGAAGCGCGTTATGTCTGGGGCGACCGGGCGCTGTACGAGGACACCGCCAAGCGGTTCGATGCTGAGGTGATGCAGGGGACGGCGCGCGCTTTCGTCACCGAAAAGCTGGAGGAGCGGGACGAGCGGCACAAGCGCATGGGCGATAGCCGCTATGTCGTTGAACCCAATGTCAAGGAAGGCAAGGGAGGGCTGCGTGACCTCCACACGCTATTCTGGATCGGCAAATATGTGAATCGGGTGAAGTCCGTCGCCGAGCTGGTCGATGTAGGCTTGCTGACCGATCTGGAACTGCGGCAATTCCAGAAGGCAGAGGATTTTCTTTGGGCCGTCCGATGCCACCTGCACATGATCACGGGGCGGGCGGAAGATCGCCTGACATTCGATCTACAGCTGGAAACCGCCACGCGGATGCACTTCACGGCGCGGCAGGGCCGCTCCGGTGTGGAGCGCTTCATGCGCTATTATTTCCTAAACGCAAAAATTGTCGGCGACCTGACCGCCGTGTTCCTTGCGCATCTGGACGACCAGATGGCGGCGAAGGGGCGGCGCTATATTCCGTCCATATTCCGTCGTCCCAAGAAGCTGGACGGGTTCGTGCTGGACCGTGGTCGGCTCGCGCTGCCAAGCGACGACTTTTTCCAGCAGGACCCGGTGCGGTTGCTCGAAATCTTCGCGGTGGCTGATCGCCATGAGCTGGGCATCCACCCAAGCGCCATGCGCACCGCCAGCCGGGACGCAGGTCTCATCACGGCGAAAATCCGCCGCGATGCTCGCGCCAATGCGGCTTTCATGGATGTGCTGACATCGCCCCGCGATCCGGAAACCGTGCTGCGCTGGATGAATGAATCGACGGTGTTTGGCCGGTTCATCCCCGATTTTCGTCGCGTCGTGGCGCAGATGCAGTTCGATATGTATCACCATTATACGGTGGACGAGCATACCATCCGCGCAGTCGGGCTTCTGGCCCGCGTGGAGAAGGGCGATCTGGTGGAAGACCACCCATTGTCCACCGAGATCATGGGCAAGCTGGTGTCTCGCCGGGTACTCTATGTCGCGGTACTGCTGCACGACATCGCAAAGGGCCGTGGCGGCGACCATAGCGTCCTTGGCGCCGAGGTGGCCGATCATCTTTGCCCACGCCTCGGCCTGACGCCGGCCGAAACGGAAACCGTCGCCTGGCTGGTGCGCCATCATCTACTGATGTCGGCCACGGCGTTCAAGCGTGATCTGGCCGATTACAAGACGATCCTCGATTTCGTCGAAGTGGTGCAGAGCCCCGAGCGGCTTCGCCTGCTGCTCTGCCTCACCGTCGTGGACATCCGCGCTGTGGGTCCCGGCGTGTGGAACAGCTGGAAGCGACAGCTGCTGGGCGACCTTTATGAGGCTGCCGAGGAAGTGCTGCGGCTTGGCCATAAGCAAAAGGGTCGCGGCGAACGCGTCACCGCCAAGCAGGAATCGCTGCGCAAGGCGCTCGGCATGTCGAAGGCCGACTTCCAGAAGCTCAGCAAGCGCCTGCCCGAATCCTACTGGATCGCCGAGCCTGAGGACATACTGATCCACAATGCGCAGCATATCCTGGCGTCGGGCGATTCACCCTTATCGATTGCCGCGCAATATTATCCGCAGCGCGGTGCCACGCTGGTCACCGTCTATGCCGCCGACCATCCGGGCCTGTTCTACCGGATTGCCGGCGCGATCCATCTGGCGGGCGGCAATATCATCGACGCGCGCATCCATACCACGCGTGACGGCGTCGCGATCGACAACTTCCTTGTGCAAGACCCGTTGGGCGGCGCTTTCCATAGCCCGGAACAGCTGACCCGCATCCGCAATGCGATCGAGGATTCGCTGGCGAACCGCCACCGCATGATCACGAAGCTGGAAGCGCGTCCCCTGCCCCGCACCCGCGCCGAAGCGTTCCGGATCGAACCCAATGTGCTGATCGACAACAAGGCGTCCAACCGCTTTACGGTGATCGAGGTCAATGCCCGCGATCGCCCGGCCCTGCTGTTCAGCCTTGCCAACGCTTTGTTCCAGTCGAAGGTCACGGTGCATAGCGCTCACGTCGCCACTTATGGCGAACGCGCGGTCGATACATTTTACGTGACCGACCTGCTGGGTGGCAAGATTGAGAGCAAGGCACGTCTCCAGACACTCGAGCGGCGGTTGCGCGAATCGGCTGGCGGTGAGATTGGCGAGGCTCTGGAGCAGGCCTGA